In Peromyscus leucopus breed LL Stock chromosome 9, UCI_PerLeu_2.1, whole genome shotgun sequence, the sequence GGTTTCTATTCCGTTAACGCCTAACACTACTGCAGGACCAACAGTGCCTTTCATGTTCCTAGGCTACTGACTTCCTTGGACCATAACCTCTCTATGACTGACGACCGACTTCTATCCATGGGATTCTGCCTACTGTTGCTAATTCTGGTGGGTGCACTGGGAGCTTTGGCTTATCAGAAACGAGCTACACTCCAAGTGAGACCATCTACCACTTAACCATCATGAGAGATACATGTATGGCACAGGAGATCAGTTTAAAATAAGACAAGTGTGATGTCAGCCAGCAAGATGGGTAAGGTCATTTacccgagtttgattcctgagGAGCTACAAagtggacagagaaaaccaactcttttttttttcttttttgagacagggtttctctgtataacagtcctggctgtcctggaacttgttttgtagaccaggttggcctcgaattcattgagatctgcctgcctctgcctcccaaatgctaggattaaaggcatacaccaccaccacctggcaatgaGATATAAGTTCTTTTTAGTTACAGTAACAAGTCATCAAATTCTTGAGATTTAGACATCTTCTGTAAATAAAGCAGGTGCCTGACATAATCAGATTTGTTTAAACGGATCACATTTACAGAGTTCAGGTGACATATTACGAAGTTAAAAATAGTGCTGGCACTCATCATGAAGTTCAAGCAATTTTTTCccttaaggcagggtctcactttgtagcactGACTGGCtcggaacttgatctgtagaccaggctgcccctgcctcctggtgctggaaGAAAAGGCACACTACTACCCCAGCAGGTGCACTGAATCCTCACTACAGTCATGGTCTTTGGCTAGATCACATGGAGTTATCTTCTCGATCTGAATGCCTATCAGTCTTTACCAGCAGTGGCAGCCACTGCTTGGTAAAACTTGGCCACGAAATCCGGTTCACTGACCTCCAGCTGTCTGACAAATTCATTGCGCTCCTTCTCAGTCCAACCTCGAAACCACTGATCCCAAAGACGCAGCTGACACTCAAAGATACAAGGTGGTCGGTTTGCCCCAGACACACTGAGCTGCTCCAGACCATCCAACAGTGGCTGCAGCTTTCCA encodes:
- the C9H14orf119 gene encoding uncharacterized protein C14orf119 homolog, which translates into the protein MPLESPSSSVPPNNINRSSPIPMSYITSHEMKCILHWFASWSGPQRERFLQDLVAKAVPGKLQPLLDGLEQLSVSGANRPPCIFECQLRLWDQWFRGWTEKERNEFVRQLEVSEPDFVAKFYQAVAATAGKD